In the Primulina tabacum isolate GXHZ01 chromosome 7, ASM2559414v2, whole genome shotgun sequence genome, gctaggctaggtccttagggttCTAAGAGGGTTCACAAGGGTTTGGAcaggggctggtgcggcttggttggctgctggctcgagagGAAATGTGAGAAGTACCAAGTGGTGCGCGCGGCTGCTGCCTTGTTGCTGGTGGATCGTACGCGGGTTCAAgtgcttgggctggtctgggttgggtctgggcgtggtccagggatggtcagGGTCAGGTaggcttggtggtggctcggtTTGAAGAGTCCTAGTGGGCTAGGAGCCTATGGGCGAGAAGCTTCATGTGCGCAGGTTTGTGTCTCTGGTTCCAGGTgagtttgagcgagctagggcTAGGTTCTTTGGGCTGGGTTTGGTCAGGatggtgcctaggtgggttggctcgggtttggcttgaggtggctcgaccatggcTTGAGTAAATAAGGAGTTGGCTCGGTATGTTCCATTAAGGGTCAAAAAACGAAATTATAAAgactaaaattggaaccatgggtccacgggtgtggttcatggctcacaagggtataTTAGGTAttaaaaaatgttatgtttaaaatttgggatcaaaatatagagatttgaatttattcgggatttaatcgcctcacgaaacgttaattaaagaattaattgaaacgcctagatttaagtttaataaaattatgaaaaattatatttaagcttaaataattgtttGGGATAAGCCCATATCATTAAAAGCAAGAAAACGATTAATTCAAGAATTTTTACGTAtgggggtaaaacggtaattttacaccttaaaattagtaaacgtcatggcagtgctctgattgctattttatatgttaaaatatttattttaaatgtttatgaatttttatgatttaatatgtacaTTAAAAGATATgctgcatgcttggttttaaagaaaaatgatatttatatgcatgcttttataaagtgatgaaaatacgaaatgttgaacgATGTGAAGAGAttatgactaatacgaacacgtgatatgatgatatgttaatacgtaaggccaaagctcagttgacgggtgagagtgtcgctgatgtccccgccgctcaGTACTgttgttacatgtagatggatccatcgccccaatacgaatacgaaagtcacaatcaacgatctaaATTCAACGAATACGAAcattaatatgaatatgaatacatttatgatgaatatgaatatgttgacatgaaaatatttatgtttaagtttatgcatcttcctgaaaatgttattttacgtaaaaatattttcactgttgcatgtgattttatacatattatttgttatcaagaatatgttgtattgagtctttagactctctaggtgtgattgatgtaggtgatattaataataataataatgttggaggtcttgatggttgactttgctgagTTGAAGGTGTACATAACCCGAGGTCCAGCGTTTCTAATGTTCCGCACTAGtgattttatgtttatgttaaagatttttacgattatttatttatgcttttgagaggttgatAGTATGAGCTGTACTTTTCaaatattgctttttaggtttgataAAATGTTGGATGATTTCATCTTTGAActatttcttttgatttttaaatattagttggttgatttattttaaatggtgtcaaaaatattttatatatatgtatgtgtgttAGGCCGAAAATAtgagagttttaaaaaaaatttctaatactTTTTATGCAAAATGAATAGTGGACGTTTCATAAACACAATGCAAATTCAGATTcaattcattcataaaaaaattacctTTCTAATTACATTGTTTGCCGatgtattataaaaaaaataacgtTCTTACAAAAAAGAATACTGAAGAATCACACACTTGCAACTTTGTCAAAAATTATCATTGATACTATTGATATAACATCAGTTATTACTCGATTGCTCGATAATACACACACTATCCATGTATGAACTGTTGAATGTAgttagttatatatataataacccGACACCACTCTCCCGCGATCATTACTCGTACGACTTCTCCAGCCTTTTATTGTAATGATCTGACATCACTCTCCCGCGATCATTACTCATAGGATTTCTCCAGCCCAGGCACTGGAGTTTTTACCTTCACAGGATTCGAATCCAAGACCTCCTGGACATATAGGTCTTGGCAAAATaatcctggtaccaattgaaTAGCTCAATTGTTCATCTTGAGTTCGAGTAAAACATCATTCATCTCATCAAACTAACTATgtaattttactatattatattagtatttttctttatattttACTTTTTCTCCTTCTatttcaattaaaaatattaataaattttattttaaaattttaaaaactattgcattatttattttttggtgAAATATATGCATCGTGTGTGTCATGACTTGCTAGTATATATAATAACTGAGTAATaatagaaacaaaataatatcATGACGTAATTTTTAAAATCACCACGATACCTCTCTTTTCTATTTTTAGCCCCTCTATTATTTCGTTGAATGAAAAAATCAATATATGTAAACAAAAATCTAAAAAACTtagtaaaaatcataaatttctaaattttatttcaaatttttcaatttcaatttttttttccggTACTTGAACAAAATTGACCATTCAAGAATGCtgttttaacatccatttgatgtatatcaaGGTTATGCAAAGTTGCAATAGCAATGAGCACACGAATGGATGTTATTCTTGAAACTGGTGAATACGTGTCGAAGAAATCATGACCTTCTCCTTGTCTATAGCCTTTGACCACAAGCCTggctttgtatttttcaatactTCCATCAATTCTAGTtttctttttcaatatccatttGCATCCCAATGGCTTGGTACCTGGTGGAAGATCCACTAGTTCTCAAGTATGGTTTTGCAAAATGGAATCCATTTCAACGTTGATGACTTCTTTCCAATAAGGAGCTTCAGGGCTAGCTAGAGCATCTTGTATGTCCTTTGGTTCATTCTCCAACATAAAAGTATGGAAGTCTAGACCAAAGGACTTTGAGACTCTAGCCCTTTTACTTCTTCTTGGCTCTTGCTCCTTTGAAGAGCCTTCCAATTGTATAGCATTTTCATTTAGAGTTGGATCATGTGTAGGTACTTGACCTGCATGCTCCGTCTCAAGTTTTCGCTTGCTAGaaccattttctttcctttctttacaaggaaatattttttcaaaaaatactgCGTTTCTTGACTAAATTGTCATGCCCGTATTCATTTTTGCATTTTCAGATTTGTGCACTATAAACCTATATGCACTACTATTATGCGCATATCCGTTGAATATGCAGTCGACCGTCTTTGGTCCAATTCGCTCTTGTTTAGGCTTTGGTATTTCAACCTTAGCTAGACACCCCCACACTTTGAGGTACTTGTAGGAAGGCTTATGACCTTTCCACAGTTCATAAGGTGACTTGTCATTTTTCCTGTGGGGTATCTTGTTCAGGATATGATTAGCCGATAGTATTGCTTCCCCCCACAAGTTTTGGGGTAGTCCTAAACTTATTAACATAGCATTCATCATATCTTTCAGAGTTCGATTCTTTCTTTCGGCAATGTCATTCGATTGTGGTAAATAAGGAGCAGTCGTTTCATGAATTATACCCACAGATGTGCAGAATTCATCAAACGGTGCTCCGTATTCGCCCCCTCTATCGCTTCGAACCCTCTTTATTTGTTTGCCTAGTTGATTCTCAACTTCGGTCTTATAACCTTTGAATGCTTCAAGAGCTTTATCTTTCGACCTCAAAAGATATACGTAACAGTACCTTGTATTATCATTAATGAATGTCACGTAGTATTTTTTCCCTCCTCTAGTTTGTACAAACTTTAAATCACCAAGATCGATGTGTATTAGTTATAGAGGAGTTGTACATCTTTCAATCGAGTGGTAAGGCGCTTTAGTCATTTTGCTTCAACACATATCTCACATTTGTGTGTTGGATTGACGTTGTGTTTAGGCAATAATTCCAGTTTCATTAAACGTTgcaaggtattaaaatttacgtGTCCTAAACGAACATGCCATAAATGAGAACACTCAAGCAAGTAAATAGAACTTTTTTTGTATTACTTTCAACGACATTTTGGCGTATAGTCATTACATTCAACTTGAAAAAGTTCTCATCGAGATATCCTTTTCAGGTTCTCATCGAGATATCCTTTTCCAATAAAATGATTATTCTTGGTCAATACAATCTTGTTAGACTTAAATACTAGTCTAAACCCGTGTTTGACCAACAGAGACCCCGACACGAGGTTCTTTCTTATGTCCGGAACATGAAGTGCATCAACAAGAGTTACTTTCAAACCCGATGTCATCTTCAGTACTACATTTCCGTTGCCCACCACCTCAGATGTAGCGGAGTTCCCCATGTATAGTTTTCTCCTGGTCGATGGAGTGTATGTGGAGAACAATCCCTTGTTGGAGCATATGTGTCGAGTTGCTCCAATATCAACCCACCACTCGTTGGGGTTTTCCACcaaattttcttccaaaataACTGCAGATAAATCAAGTTCAGAAAAATCAAATGGTACTGACCTTTCTTGTTACGTTGGCTTGAGGATTTCCCTTCTTTGGCTCCTACAATCTTTAGCCATGTGATTCGGTTTTTCGCAGTTATAACAAGTGCCTTTGAACTTCTTCTTATTTGATGGTTGTTGGCCTTGTTGTGGTTGCTTCTCAAACTTCCTCTTCTTCCCTTTGAAACTCGATTCAACAATGTTCACCCTTGCTGTCATTTTACTTGCCTTGGTCTCGGTGCTCTTGTTGTCCTCTTCTATCCTCAATCTCACAATAAGATCCTCCAATCCCATCTCCTTCCTTTTATGCTTCAAATAATTCTTGAAGTCCTTCCACAACGGAGGAGTTTCTCGATCAAAACACCAACTTGGAAGGACTCGCTTAGACTCATTCCTTCCTCATGAATCTCATGCAAGAGAAGTTGTAATTCTTGCACTTGACTCATTACGgactttgagtccaccatcttgTAATCCAAAAATCTCCCAACAATAAACTTCTTCAAGCCCGCATCCTCCGCCCTGTATTTCTTATCAAGCATATCCCAAAGTTCCTTGAGGATGTAGTTCTTGCACAAGAAATCACTTTGGTTCCATGCATCCAAAGCGACCCTCATGTTGGTGTCTGTCTCGTTTTAAGCAACGGTGGGAGGATCCTCCTTCAAGAACCTTGACAAACTCAAGGTTGTGAGATAGAAGAGCATCTTTTGTTGCCATCTTTTGAAATCTGCACCAGAACACATTTTCGATTTATCTCCTGGTGCAACGGTTGCATGTGGCGTTGTAGATGACGATGCCATTGAGATTCTTCTTGCAAATGATTAAAAATCCAAAATTCTTCTTAAGATTGTTGTTTGGGTATTCAAAATTGATAGAAGaaacaagaagaaaacaaagaaaaTGGCTTTGTAGAGGCAAGTGTTGAACACTTTCTCCTTAAGAAAAATTTGCCCCTCACAATGTGCAAGAGATTTGTGGAAATCTTCTCCCAAGATACAACCACAACTCTTAAATAATgagcactcaaatattcaagttctatcacaaggaaatgaatgaactatctcttgttgaagaaggaagaagaagaatatgcaaaatgagtatgttatgtgttatatatttttgattttcaataaatcaaccatttaatgtttttcatgtgaaaGACATGATCTTTAATTCATAGTGATGTCCTTTGGCCATTGTAACTGACCACAATCATCAAACAATgtcaagaaaatgaaaaaataccAGAAAAATCCGAAGGGACACGAAAAACCACGAAGGGGTGCGTGCAGGCGCCCCTGCGCACGCGCCACCGAGCGCTCTCGGCAGCGACTGCCGAGAGCTCTCGGCAGGCGTGCGTACCAGCGCTCAGATCTGCGCGCACCTGCGCGCATGCTACTGTTCACcgactttttttttctttttcggtTTTCGTCCCTTACATGTTCCGactatttttttgaagttctttCAATATTTGATGAACTCGTTTCGATTTTAATTCAGAACTACCGAACTTAATATTTGTTCATTAAGCTTCGTTCTTCGTTTCGAATTTTTTCAATCAAACACATTAatttatttgcttaattttcattcattaagtATCAAAATTATCCAACATGTGCAACTAAGTCCAACAAAAGGTATACTTAAAAAATCTTATTTGGTTTCCCTTCCTATATCGAGCCGTACCGTAACAAGTCATACTAGCGGATTCGCCCGGTTTCTCTGATTTAATTCGAAAAAGTTGCTATGAAATTAAAAGAATACGAACAAGTAATAATTTAGAtttaaaaacttattttttaaaactaaacTCATACCCAAAAATTGTTAAAATTTGTTCTGCTCGGAGCAACGCGTGACATATATATCTTAAAATATATTGTCATATGAGTTCATAACATGTTATAAGAAATTCATATATGTTCAATTTTACCGTTCATTATTTCTGAAAATCCAAATCAAAATTGTAAACAAAACTTTAATTctgaaattatttaatttttacacTGAGATTACAGATACAGAAACATTCTTAAGCCGCTATGTCATTATTCTCCTGGCCTGATTTTTCACTGAGGGTGCGGTTGAACATGCTGTCCTATAACCTGTAGTAATATCATGTAAAAAACCTTAATTAGTTTCCCAAAAAATGGATCAAAATCCATGTTATTCTTCGCCAGGGAACCTGTGAATTAATCATTTTCTAGTTGGGGCTGGATTTGTTTGTTGAAATGGGAAATTTCTTCTGAAGATTTGAGTTCTTGGTATGAGATTAGTTATAAGTGATCATCGATGAATATGTGAATTGATTTGAATGTTGAACTTACATGTTTAGCTACAGATTCCGTGATGACACGGGTTCCTGGAAGATCGGTTTCCCCGAGCGTCACGCCTTCATCCTCCACGACCTTAGTAACATCTCGGTGGCCCACGACACCGGCCCTTTCATTCCTGGTGGCCGCCGACTGCATCACTGCGGCGGTGCCGCCCTTTAGAGTCTTCCCCAATACAGATGTTTCTGCAGACTGCATCATGGCAGCATCTCCCGGCGCAACAGGTTTGCTTGAAAGTTCCCCCGAGACTGGGAAGATGTCGCCGTATTTAGTGGGTTCTTGTTGCTCCACCGCCGGTGGTTTTCTTGGTCGTTCTTGGCTCATATTTTCCCCTTCCGATCCAGTTCTCTCTATGTGCCGAATTTCCGATGGATTAAATGTAGTTGGGAAGAAATCCTATCCTAAGACGTTGTCGAAGAACATTACACTTGGCAGAACTAAACGAAATGaagagaaaaaaagaaaaaagaaaaaggccTATTCTCATTCCACTGCGATCGGCAGTTAATTGACATTTctcttttttattaatttttttactttttattaattttctatttcttaatttttttaatgattttatttactctttcttttttttttttaaaaaaaataatcttaatcatttatttttttaaaattggttttttttttctagTTATCTAAACATTAATATATACTTATTTTAAGTCAGTTTCAAATGGTAAAATACAAAATCTAAACTCTAAAAAACAATCTTTTTTCCATGAAATTTCAACTAATATCAGATTGATTTATTGATGACGTAATTGATACATGTTAGTTAAATTagggttttttaaaaaaaaaaaatggtaaaaacttgtgtgagactgtTTCACCTGTCgcattttgtgagatggatttcttatttgggtcatcaatgaaaaagtattactttttatgctaagattattatttttattgtgaatatcagtagggttaacccgtctcacagataaatattcgtgagaccagctcacaagatacctacttaaaaaaaattctctaaAATGCATTTTTACTaatacaaaaataatttaacgtacttaagttttgaaatttaaatatatcattTTGTTATAAGGGGAAAAATACGTATTTtagttaaattttattaaaatttggcGTATATCAATGTGCTATTTAATCGTAtgtacaaaaatatatattttactcAACAATACAATTATGAACATAAAAActaataaatttgaatttaaaaagaaaattaactGCTGTGACTTTTaatgcattttttttaaaaaaaaaacgaaaataaagtgattatcatttttaattttaaaatttccgaTTTTAAGAATTTCAATTTTACCACGAAAATTACAGATTTGGTAAAAACAATTTAGCTTATTTGTGGATGATAAATATATTGGCGGAGttagattaaatttttttttactgaaaataatttagagtttcaatttttaaattttactatctaaaattgaattcttgtagtaaatatatattaatggaTAAAAAAGGCCAGAGATAATAAAAATGAAGAGGAAAAAGAAcaaaaaggagaaaaaaaatttaaaaaaaaaagaaaaaatgtataaaagaaaaataaaaaataaaagaaaaaggaTACATGTCAATTAAAGAGGTAATGGGAGTAAAACTCCAGGAGGAGCATAGATTCTCCCCTAATGCGACAGTGCGATGAACATGGAAAAATAACCACTGAAAAATTgagttaaattaaataaatgagtagattttttgtgagacggtctcacgaatctttatctgtgagacggatcaaccctaccgatgctcacaataaaaaataattttcttagcataaaaagtaatattattttgatgacccaaatagaaaatctgtctcacaaaatacgatccatgagatcgtctcacataagtttttgcttAAATTATAATATGTGGATATCGCCAAATAtatatttccaaaaaaaatgaaaatcaagtaataatttttgtttttttattgaaatgaaaaatatatcgtGGAAAATTTCTTATTATGCTTTTTAACCAAAATAAATAGTTAATATTCTCCACCAAATTTTGTGTTCCAAATTACTcgcgagaaaatatttttatttatttttgtaattgGCGCGTGCCAGACACTTTGTGTCACACGCGCCACAAAACATGTGGGGCAGCCGCCCCATGCGGGCCTCACACATTttagattaatttttttttatttttctttttcacgcTAGCCAAcgcgtatttgaaaattaatttttttaatttttaaatttttttctttttcttaacggttggatttgtttttttttttttattttttttgttttcatttgtaaacattgtaaattttctattttttatttttttaaaatatttaattaaattcaaattaaattattaaaaatccaaaaaattTGTAACGGTTATTTAACAGCTAGTTAACGGCTAGccgttaaataaatttattttaaaaaacattaaaatatttaaatattttatattttcacgTTTTGTTTAAATTCTTCTTCCGTCGTGGTATTTCTTTCGAAATAtactttatttaataaatatattttaaaaa is a window encoding:
- the LOC142550874 gene encoding late embryogenesis abundant protein D-34-like yields the protein MSQERPRKPPAVEQQEPTKYGDIFPVSGELSSKPVAPGDAAMMQSAETSVLGKTLKGGTAAVMQSAATRNERAGVVGHRDVTKVVEDEGVTLGETDLPGTRVITESVAKHVIGQHVQPHPQ